One region of Streptomyces sp. NBC_00442 genomic DNA includes:
- a CDS encoding SSI family serine proteinase inhibitor, with translation MLRRLALTAAASLTALAAAPAASAGPLPVPLPLLGGGQTEDRLTVTITDNPGTEGTYTLECHPAGGTHPRAQQACDKLDSVTTWGKDTFAPVPAGQMCTFVYGGPATAHITGTWAGRPVDATYNRSNGCEISRWDKLVPVLPSAR, from the coding sequence ATGCTGCGCCGCCTCGCCCTCACCGCCGCCGCCTCGCTCACCGCGCTGGCCGCCGCCCCCGCCGCCTCCGCCGGCCCCCTGCCCGTTCCGCTGCCTCTGCTCGGCGGCGGACAGACCGAGGACCGCCTCACCGTCACCATCACGGACAACCCCGGCACTGAAGGGACGTACACCCTCGAATGCCACCCGGCGGGCGGCACCCATCCGCGTGCCCAGCAGGCCTGCGACAAGCTGGACTCGGTCACGACCTGGGGGAAGGACACGTTCGCACCGGTGCCCGCGGGCCAGATGTGCACGTTCGTCTACGGCGGTCCCGCCACCGCCCACATCACCGGCACCTGGGCCGGGAGGCCCGTCGACGCCACGTACAACCGTTCCAATGGGTGCGAGATCTCGCGGTGGGACAAGTTGGTTCCGGTGCTGCCGAGCGCCAGGTAG